The Hylaeus volcanicus isolate JK05 unplaced genomic scaffold, UHH_iyHylVolc1.0_haploid 12197, whole genome shotgun sequence genome has a window encoding:
- the LOC128882899 gene encoding uncharacterized protein LOC128882899 isoform X4 yields MFSSGSAVIPTVTGTPFLTEPGLHPGRRGVWKLGTTLGQYVTVAKSSPFLSQYSCRELSFHEKNTSKPTVSNIQETSRKEDFWKMDTCMTQNTFSSNGRKNVCDPYVIQNIKSQEDYVNCHVKESISQDCGVTNHGSCECRQFQSEDGTFHFVTEQKTQQKYDPCAEPISNLSLSNHVECCLKDEQESSCCKKKKWKYSLKKSTWNGGVEKIVSYGLSDDKELNTESIEGHLNTTAFLYNLSQEKKSFSEKFDEEEDKLEDTLCVTPLSNSTLDTPRHERHCERSSFGLYDTIDIKKNSYEGYLSESQVGLNESQQGYRSKKDISSIDKKCSTEVESLGSTNVDKATFISSPLLGLDMTGNQSLNDSDVFWIDHDQKSNELHLDKSDKNLKHFLSIPKGVCGICWEKDATSKEQVTEQVREFDNEMIACRACGVLIHPQCYGLFYTREEKDVRNAWFCAACEYSKYRKDDLCLVSKSIDESEQNKRLSVVDKKSPTDPCYRTSCAEEQIRRVELLDMTQETGAEMHQPHVVIICSLCQRSGGVFCIGEEHLWVHVSCVLYSTEGPQFSLPFFKKQPIWIRRYLALQYQKQYSCYLCQESTGFTVPCNALNCFLRMHISCAFLQRFLPHQNCVFSTCAHAQRRVKFLFCIHHSQCVEKIKTMYVTNTPTSYETHDACHSFSAPSKENQASEHSFPMLKSSCLPINPCSFHPSPWNVVPLYKNVPTHMKKGIPSVHNRTFQNSSRNKTFPSLPTAASRRRWNMLSNESSLANCADWYNPGMPPSSANYRLESHGARSIDIKKRFQSSLCVDLTQAQTSRRRTCHAKRRSTKTNFFPHRFSPSKWYDRSSDNGTDTEDFIGSPLKSSRALKMSRHSKSRLQPFMESCTPYDVSQAQRSKQLQCRRVEKKRHKGDEESDRRESMHRSRTHYTHSRDGRGRPRRGTRHINGSDFEKKGQAAHFGMGAHIILRGIRLKWSRYDSLFQKTSFLTNVLKQSIIQSVAYEDALRQCLCKPHDSLEDSLHCLALFLVSKQTPFSIEKFCEPLPFLSPFGMEDLNTHTNKGATCQAPTTFVFFSHAKRRQVTSTKIPRHTFQEDEQRDTTQSTMYPASSEKSQVLRLNYKSPKCCEQNVQVDSFPMNHKKEKILQEPQGTVMGSFGVGLWKKHVAHEAILQSEHEKMLFEQVDILEKSLQQDIKNTQLAWTLPVVKDIWKEDIKEFPRFLYFCFIGFLLHCSCSQQSYLQTNQRLFDFFLKPIPKDLSKTFLDSLKMLQEVFKKWTVNELCQSLACVRKCYSYHQDNFLFLQPYFATLFFQKIMNGSTLKAIQSHLGCLELFENNLLTYLTPHNSLSTGVPMLADLEVPLEKNTNTLMGHWRDLVQAQKNRAGSSVSDVTAATSLPQAATTSQIFTPIQDPDPLTEKKTSLYTLLPDIILSQTMCTQRKFDKSEENSLNARRVSLQQETDNFKVHVATCPLSTPQATGHTLFNKSEYETPVHTTDSDTPHTATSLFTEMPAERTRYRILRDMLWDVNVSSQLFDFNVLKKLDWLKKKQTQTDDLEESLSGIGVTPRHSEYSFVKQQIGYYLSLLNKVTTKLDLTKNMYCKAITLDEQMPLKLHHQPQAEALIHLFCSITSKWGRIASQCVRGLSDRTSVACMRSQNCFKEFITPCLIQDTKNMSSATSFLTVPDASQAIVKVQTSATSLNKLHTSTSGNRIKYCCICFEEEWEPDNPVLTCVRCFTSLHKKCYIVPESTADDENEAFFCKRCTLEKKRHDMFISGSIRCDFCNTLGGALKHTKEGGWVHVLCALFLLPAVVPEDLQTFDHWDVSMIPMSSQAVNCSVCCMSNWKPHMKRCLPIKEAMGDETDVFTASYSEYHLESFPLRTSDAPPHYPMSLYRAHRRGVCVSCSYEKCERSFHPFCAWLAGMYVKVTLKNNSFYPWNKKIAEMCSKQDETLRLRNEAFFLTMDQIYFPMLQFEIFCFDHSPSCTTIFHKEELVTRSSSYQRCLRQQEFMNRDLYPNGTYTVASQHHLINGGCKTSRQPCQELLIQDTLSVPHATTIPTNLHAFDASGANDMKEKNMHINAGYRDTILDTYYDHICCICFTHAHSDAKSADQRLRHCRRCGLAVHPVCYNDEGLRLRVFSPTLLSKKSTALNTKESYDILLNYLVSVETQFEKPKELFPLTDLLCKIEAYNILQLDLPQVFFPSLKNLDVTTLQDIYFTCDVCSNGYVPEHVVCVVCGRKGGALRILHVEDSERKNSSSRDTVAEMFIHVVCATYAPGISIEDSNGLFSVKTLDTIIKSDFYGSNKCQLCDSKDGITLPCSYPSCSVFNHARCLQHHNCWLGLHSAVERFLDEEKPIKPLPEVKLHPQNLSQIHTFCYTHTKLKLKYTRQPLHSSLQRMKELLEQLRVKTCGVKNRVLSKENEIATFLKLLQLKKPLLTVKEARSNNVASLISSEKLIPFLSMDTKYDAAYINKGYTVTSSTKWNTTLDYEPVRLFPEKPILNSRTVPYVLEEVTTKVLEASVGSETLLEALPPFTKLSLDKLYVLGQARALTIAEIVDFSRMLLPDYQRRRRGRPSAKEKVIRVLTTGALQYLKAQKHAHETLQDVVKRLPLESMKPCDFTFWVEASTIADQYGKSLQAILCGTTNGANEWMALSSSKKTLFTTYQRQHNQNGMLVPDNKSMITTSVEETTKSSPLHMDEQQFWESPQNNDPSTPQVSEVDVSLQTQVKNVSMALKERLLNEKNIQDQQHFVDFACESKSHGTDSSFCKECLTIQHGGDRNQDAHVFSALGETTTHESQSCLNTNLNVQVCVTEQIEKQHVIQASVEEALSSSGGHVVTSSSSLLDSRVEDFSTVVDTFEKASKSSPNGYVKESPPLFNSHVEDTGGLPDNLLEASLSVEYSLEQKTVLFSENHLETNTLPLLNSQCGTASLHSLKGKGKAVASALAEDHAEGTRPLVPETHVEGTNPPGPETHVEPTKPRVPEAQVEPTNPRVPEAQVEPTKPRVPEAQAEPTTPPVTETHVKEVLSSPEGSIHDASPPVQNCIVKKGVLVEKIVSESPVVNLEKKKAGNILNKKPELTMVDANTVLHRNVSDKISTDPCESSCIATRLRRSVRKRHTLGMSEEKKEEEGVLDNAGQNESRISTRGHKVEKATKVEFLDVYQIVANTVLSSFETVKELENFCWFHISFSVSQNGKSTDLHVGDNEDFFFLSKKYVDDKVHPTSFTESLQLCDLFSAVALHEVRTVVVRPIKPSPTNICNSILCMFQSLRSAKNDSHIPLLSFLFLQPENIKLFQKLCQDAVKGNIQSLEEVHTTYISCLTNPSMKLLVLKREDVWLHFSWYGKYVRDKSFNQVMIEKWLPPVGNNLRQPRRYPTLTQAAVDDVTRYFQHLIGMEYTQFIMERYKCFLSFLFNTIRSNFLYDIMEMERRFSSRVWKSFTSEFSTF; encoded by the exons ATGTTTTCGTCAGGATCGGCAGTGATTCCAACAGTGACGGGTACACCTTTTTTAACGGAGCCTGGTTTGCATCCAGGACGTCGAGGTGTATGGAAATTAGGAACCACCTTGGGGCAATATGTGACTGTAGCGAAATCTTCACCGTTTTTATCGCAGTATTCATGTCGTGAATTGTCATTTCACGAGAAGAACACGAGTAAACCAACAGTTTCTAACATTCAAGAAACCAGTAGAAAGGaagatttttggaaaatggaCACTTGTATGACACAAAACACCTTTTCTTCGAATGGAAGGAAAAATGTGTGTGATCCTTatgttatacaaaatattaagaGTCAAGAAGATTATGTAAATTGTCATGtaaaagaaagcatttcgcAGGACTGTGGCGTGACAAATCATGGTTCCTGTGAGTGCAGACAATTTCAAAGCGAAGATGGAACCTTTCATTTTGTAACTGAACAAAAGACGCAGCAAAAATATGATCCTTGTGCTGAACCTATTTCTAATTTGTCCTTGTCTAATCATGTCGAATGTTGTTTAAAAGATGAGCAAGAATCAAGTtgttgtaaaaagaaaaaatggaaatatagtttaaaaaaatccacGTGGAATGGTGgtgttgaaaaaattgtgtCATATGGACTGAGTGACGACAAAGAATTAAACACTGAAAGTATTGAGGGTCATTTGAACACAACAGCGTTTCTATATAACCTTTCGCAAGAAAAGAAgagtttttcagaaaaatttgatGAAGAAGAGGACAAATTGGAAGACACATTATGTGTCACTCCTTTATCCAACTCTACTCTCGATACGCCAAGACATGAGCGGCATTGCGAAAGGAGTTCTTTTGGCCTGTATGATACCattgacataaaaaaaaacagttatGAAGGTTACTTGTCAGAAAGTCAGGTTGGTTTGAATGAGTCTCAACAAGGGTATAGAAGTAAGAAAGATATTTCGTCGATTGACAAAAAGTGTTCTACGGAAGTCGAGTCCTTAGGTTCCACCAATGTTGATAAGgcaacttttatttcatcacCATTATTGGGCCTCGATATGACTGGAAATCAATCATTGAACGATTCAGACGTTTTTTGGATTGATCATGACCAGAAAAGCAATGAGTTGCATTTGGATAAAAGTGAcaagaatttaaaacattttctttcaattcctAAGGGTGTGTGTGGAATTTGTTGGGAGAAGGATGCAACATCTAAAGAACAAGTAACTGAGCAAGTACGAGAGTTTGATAACGAAATGATTGCATGCCGTGCATGTGGGGTGTTAATTCATCCACAATGTTATGGACTTTTTTACActcgagaagaaaaagacGTACGAAACGCTTGGTTTTGCGCTGCTTGTGAATATAGTAAATATCGAAAGGATGATTTATGCTTGGTTTCCAAAAGTATCGATGAAAGCGAACAAAACAAACGTTTAAGTGTAGTTGACAAAAAATCACCCACCGATCCATGTTATCGAACAAGCTGTGCTGAAGAGCAAATAAGGAGAGTTGAGCTATTGGATATGACTCAAGAGACTGGAGCAGAAATGCATCAACCTCATGTTGTAATAATATGTTCTTTATGTCAACGTTCTGGGGGTGTTTTTTGTATCGGAGAAGAGCATCTTTGGGTTCATGTCTCATGTGTTTTATATTCGACAGAAGGtccacaattttctttgcctttttttaaaaagcagCCTATTTGGATTCGTCGTTATTTAGCATTACAATATCAAAAGCAGTACTCGTGCTATCTTTGTCAAGAATCCACCGGTTTCACTGTTCCATGCaatgcattaaattgttttttacgAATGCATATTTCTTGTGCATTTCTTCAAAGGTTTCTACCTCACCAAAATTGTGTTTTTTCGACCTGCGCTCATGCACAACGTCGTgtcaaatttctattttgtattCACCATTCTCAATGCGtggaaaaaatcaaaacaatgtATGTAACTAACACGCCTACTTCGTATGAAACCCATGACGCTTGTCACTCATTTTCTGCACCCTCTAAAGAAAATCAAGCATCAGAACATTCCTTTCCTATGTTAAAATCTTCATGTCTTCCAATCAATCCGTGCTCCTTTCATCCATCCCCTTGGAATGTTGTTCCCCTGTATAAAAATGTGCCGACTCATATGAAAAAAGGAATTCCGTCAGTACATAATCGAACATTTCAAAACAGCAGTCGTAATAAAACGTTTCCCTCTCTTCCAACTGCTGCGTCGCGTCGGCGGTGGAATATGTTATCGAATGAATCTTCGCTTGCTAATTGTGCAGATTGGTATAATCCGGGTATGCCTCCGTCTTCAGCTAACTATAGGCTAGAATCGCATGGAGCCCGAtctattgatattaaaaagcGCTTTCAATCTTCTTTATGCGTTGACTTGACACAGGCGCAAACTTCGCGAAGGCGTACATGCCATGCAAAACGTCGATcaacgaaaacaaatttctttccacATCGTTTTTCTCCCTCCAAATGGTATGACCGGTCTTCGGACAACGGTACTGATACAGAAGATTTCA TTGGTTCCCCTTTGAAGAGCTCACGTGCACTCAAAATGTCTAGACATTCCAAAAGTCGTCTTCAACCCTTCATGGAATCGTGTACTCCGTACGATGTTTCCCAAGCACAGCGTAGTAAGCAATTGCAGTGTCGTCGGGTAGAAAAGAAAAGGCATAAGGGTGACGAAGAAAGCG ATCGGAGAGAATCGATGCATCGATCAAGGACACATTACACACATTCAAGAGATGGTAGAGGTCGACCGCGTCGTGGTACGCGTCATATAAATGGAAGTGATTTTGAGAAAAAAGGTCAAGCTGCTCATTTTGGAATGGGAGCCCATATTATTTTGCGTGGTATTCGTCTAAAGTGGTCTCGTTATGatagtttatttcaaaaaaccTCTTTTTTAACAAACGTGCTTAAACAAAGCATAATTCAAAGTGTTGCGTATGAAGATGCCTTACGGCAATGTCTTTGTAAGCCACACGATTCTCTTGAAGATTCCCTTCATTGTTTAGCTCTTTTTTTGGTTTCAAAACAAACACCGTTTTCAATAGAAAAGTTTTGTGAACCACTTCCTTTTTTGTCACCTTTTGGC ATGGAGGATTTAAATACTCATACGAACAAGGGTGCAACATGTCAAGCCCCTAcaacttttgttttcttttcccaCGCTAAGCGACGTCAAGTTACTTCAACTAAAATCCCACGGCACACTTTTCAAGAAGACGAACAAAGAGATACCACCCAATCAACAATGTATCCCGCATCAAGTGAAAAGTCGCAAGTATTACGCTTGAACTATAAAAGTCCTAAATGTTGTGAACAGAATGTTCAAGTAGATTCATTTCCTATGAaccataaaaaagaaaaaattttacaagaaCCACAAGGCACTGTCATGGGTTCTTTTGGTGTGGGTCTCTGGAAGAAACATGTTGCTCACGAAGCAATTTTGCAGAGTGAgcacgaaaaaatgttatttgagCAGGttgatattttagaaaaatcatTGCAACAAGATATCAAAAACACCCAACTTGCGTGGACATTACCTGTCGTGAAAGATATTTGGAAGGaagatataaaagaatttcctcggtttttatatttttgctttatCGGGTTTTTATTGCATTGTTCATGTTCTCAGCAGTCttatttgcaaacaaatcaaaggttatttgatttttttttaaaaccaatTCCAAAAGACTTGTCTAAAACGTTTCTtgattctttgaaaatgttgcaagaggtgtttaaaaaatggactGTCAATGAACTTTGCCAGTCTTTAGCATGTGTAAGAAAATGCTACTCATACCACcaagataattttttattccttcaACCGTATTTtgcaacattattttttcaaaaaatcatgAATGGAAGTACACTAAAAGCTATTCAAAGTCATCTTGGATGTTTAGaactgtttgaaaataatctgTTAACATATCTAACACCTCATAACTCTTTATCAACAGGTGTTCCAATGTTAGCCGATCTGGAGGTTCCTTTAGAAAAGAATACGAATACATTGATGGGACACTGGCGGGATTTAGTGCAAGCTCAAAAAAACAGAGCAGGATCTTCTGTTTCAGATGTTACGGCAGCCACATCTTTACCACAAGCAGCGACGACGTCGCAGATTTTTACACCGATTCAGGATCCAGATCCATTgaccgaaaaaaaaacatcctTGTATACGCTGCTTCCCGATATCATCCTTTCACAGACTATGTGTACGCAACGGAAGTTCGACAAAAGTGAGGAGAACAGTTTGAATGCAAGGAGAGTGTCATTGCAGCAAGAAACtgataatttcaaagttcatGTAGCGACATGTCCATTAAGTACACCTCAAGCAACAGGTCACACcttgtttaataaaagtgAGTACGAAACGCCAGTTCACACAACTGACAGTGACACACCTCATACCGCCACTTCACTTTTCACTGAGATGCCAGCAGAGAGAACACGCTATCGCATTTTACGAGACATGTTATGGGATGTCAATGTTTCATCTCAATTGTTTGATTTTAATGTTCTTAAAAAACTTgattggttaaaaaaaaaacagacaCAAACTGACGATTTAGAAGAGTCCTTATCAGGCATTGGTGTAACACCACGCCATTCCGAGTATTCTTTTGTAAAGCAACAAATTGGTTATTATCTTTCGTTGCTGAACAAAGTTACTACAAAATtagatttaacaaaaaatatgtattgcAAAGCTATAACTTTAGATGAACAAATGCCTTTAAAATTACATCATCAACCACAAGCTGAAGCGTTAATTCATCTATTTTGCTCTATTACATCCAAATGGGGTCGTATTGCGTCCCAATGTGTTCGTGGTCTTTCGGATCGAACATCTGTCGCTTGCATGCGTTCTCAGAATTGCTTCAAGGAATTCATCACCCCGTGTTTGATTCAAGATACGAAGAATATGTCTTCTGCAACGTCTTTTCTCACTGTACCAGACGCTTCACAGGCGATTGTAAAAGTTCAGACAAGTGCGACTTCTTTAAATAAGCTCCACACTTCTACGTCAGGAAATCGTATAAAGTATTGTTGTATTTGTTTTGAAGAAGAATGGGAACCAGATAATCCGGTTCTGACATGCGTACGATGTTTCACATCTCTTCATAAGAAATGCTACATTGTACCGGAGTCTACCGCTGACGATGAAAATGAAGCTTTCTTCTGCAAGAGGTGcactttagaaaaaaaaagacatg ATATGTTTATATCGGGTTCAATTCGATGTGACTTTTGTAATACGTTGGGCGGAGCGTTAAAACATACCAAGGAAGGCGGATGGGTTCACGTGTTGTGTGCATTGTTTCTATTACCAGCCGTGGTTCCAGAAGATTTACAGACATTCGACCATTGGGACGTTTCGATGATTCCAATGTCGTCTCAAGCAGTAAATTGTTCTGTTTGCTGTATGTCAAATTGGAAACCGCATATGAAACGTTGCCTACCAATAAAAGAAGCAATGGGTGACGAGACGGATGTTTTCACAGCTTCATATTCTGAGTATCATTTAGAAAGCTTTCCTCTTCGCACCAGTGATGCCCCACCCCATTATCCGATGTCTTTGTACCGCGCGCATCGTCGTGGCGTTTGCGTTTCATGCTCTTATGAAAAGTGTGAACGTTCGTTTCATCCTTTTTGTGCGTGGCTTGCTGGAATGTATGTTAAGGTGACTCTCAAAAATAACTCTTTCTACCCttggaacaaaaaaatagctg aaatgtgCAGTAAACAAGATGAAACATTGAGATTAAGAAACgaggctttttttttaaccatggatcaaatttattttcctatgcttcaatttgaaattttttgttttgatcaTTCACCATCATGCACCACCATTTTTCACAAGGAAGAACTTGTGACGCGTTCTTCGAGTTATCAGCGTTGTTTGCGGCAACAGGAGTTCATGAATCGAGATCTTTACCCAAATGGAACATATACTGTAGCTTCACAACATCATTTGATTAACGGAGGTTGTAAAACATCAAGGCAACCATGTCAAGAATTGTTGATTCAAGACACATTGAGTGTACCGCACGCAACCACGATTCCGACAAATCTTCATGCATTTGATGCTTCGGGTGCTAATGATatgaaggaaaaaaatatgcat ATTAATGCTGGCTATCGTGATACTATACTCGATACATATTATGATCATATATGCTGTATTTGCTTTACACACGCGCATTCAGACGCCAAGTCTGCTGACCAGCGTTTAAGACATTGTCGTCGTTGCGGTTTAGCCGTTCACCCAGTGTGTTACAATGATGAAGGATTAAGACTTCGAGTTTTTTCACCAACATTACTTTCCAAAAAGTCCACTGCACTGAATACGAAGGAATCCTAtgacattttgttaaattatctcGTGTCTGTGGAGACTCAATTCGAAAAACCTAAAGAACTCTTTCCTTTAACGGATTTACTTTGTAAAATCGAAGCTTATAATATTTTGCAGTTGGATTTG ccTCAGGTTTTTTTCCCTTCGTTGAAGAATCTCGATGTAACTACTTTACAAGATATCTATTTTACATGCGATGTTTGTTCTAACGGATACGTTCCTGAGCATGTTGTTTGTGTTGTATGTGGACGTAAAGGCGGAGCTTTGCGGATTTTGCATGTTGAAGATTCGGAGAGGAAAAACTCTAGTTCTCGAGATACTGTGGCAGAGATGTTCATTCATGTGGTGTGTGCTACGTATGCACCTGGGATTTCTATTGAAGACTCCAATGGGTTGTTTAGTGTTAAAACACTTGACACCATAATCAAATCAGATTTTTATGGTAGCAACAAGTGCCAGTTATGTGATTCAAAGGATGGTATCACGCTTCCTTGTTCGTATCCTAGTTGTTCTGTTTTCAACCATGCAAGATGTTTACAGCACCACAATTGTTGGTTAGGGCTGCATAGTGCAGTAGAAAGATTCTTAGATGAGGAAAAACCAATAAAACCATTGCCAG AAGTGAAACTACACCCCCAAAATTTGTCACAAATTCACACTTTCTGTTATActcatacaaaattaaaactaaaatatacaAGGCAACCTTTACATTCAAGTCTGCAGCGTATGAAAGAATTATTGGAACAG CTACGTGTTAAAACCTGTGGTGTTAAAAATCGAGTTTTAtccaaagaaaatgaaattgcaacATTTCTTAAGttgttgcaattaaaaaaacctttgCTTACAGTAAAAGAAGCACGTTCAAACAATGTCGCTTCCTTAATATCCAGCGAAAAACTTATTCCGTTTTTATCTATGGATACTAAATATGACGCGGCATACAT aaacaaaggGTATACTGTTACGTCGTCCACAAAATGGAATACGACATTAGATTATGAGCCAGTTCGACTATTTCCAGAAAAACCAATTTTAAATAGCCGAACCGTTCCATATGTATTAGAAGAAGTTACAACTAAAGTATTAGAGGCTTCAGTAGGATCAG aGACACTGCTCGAAGCGTTACCtccttttacaaaattgtCATTAGACAAATTATATGTTTTAGGGCAAGCAAGAGCACTAACT ATAGCGGAAATTGTGGATTTTTCACGAATGTTATTGCCGGATTATCAGCGGCGGCGACGAGGAAGGCCCTCGGCAAAAGAAAAAGTGATACGAGTTTTAACAACTGGAGCGCTTCAATATCTCAAAGCGCAAAAACATGCACATGAAACCCTGCAGGATGTCGTGAAACGCTTGCCGTTGGAATCAATGAAACCTTGCGATTTCACGTTTTGGGTTGAAGCATCCACTATTGCTGATCAATACGGTAAATCATTACAAGCCATTTTATGTGGAACAACAAACGGTGCAAATGAATGGATGGCGTTATCATCTTCTAAGAAAACACTGTTTACAACGTATCAACGACAACACAATCAGAATGGCATGTTAGTGCCCGATAATAAATCTATGATAACAACATCCGTGGAAGAGACAACAAAATCGTCGCCTCTCCATATGGATGAACAGCAATTTTGGGAATCGCCACAAAATAACGACCCTTCAACACCGCAGGTGTCGGAAGTCGATGTTTCTTTACAAACACAAGT CAAAAACGTGTCAATGGCTTTAAAGGAACGACTTTTAAATGAGAAAAACATTCAAGATCAACAACATTTTGTTGACTTTGCGTGTGAGTCAAAAAGCCATGGAACAGACAGCTCTTTCTGTAAGGAATGTCTTACTATTCAACAT GGCGGTGACCGGAACCAAGATGCGCATGTTTTTAGTGCATTAGGTGAAACGACAACGCACGAAAGTCAGAGTTGCTTAAACACCAATCTTAACGTTCAGGTATGTGTTACTGAACAAATCGAAAAACAACATGTTATTCAGGCCTCCGTGGAGGAAGCATTGTCGTCATCAGGTGGTCATGTGGTAACGTCATCAAGTTCTTTACTGGATAGCCGCGTAGAAGACTTTTCGACAGTAGTAGACACTTTCGAAAAGGCGTCTAAATCATCTCCGAATGGTTATGTAAAAGAGTCACCACCCCTCTTCAATAGTCATGTGGAAGACACTGGGGGCTTACCCGATAATTTGCTAGAGGCGTCATTGTCTGTAGAGTACAGTCTTGAACAAAAAACAGTGCTTTTTTCGGAGAATCATTTGGAAACAAACACGTTGCCTCTACTGAACAGTCAGTGTGGAACGGCAAGCCTGCACTCACTTAAAGGCAAGGGTAAAGCCGTGGCGTCGGCCTTAGCAGAGGACCACGCCGAAGGGACAAGGCCGCTTGTACCAGAAACTCACGTCGAAGGGACAAATCCGCCCGGACCAGAGACTCACGTCGAACCGACAAAGCCGCGTGTACCAGAAGCTCAGGTCGAACCGACAAACCCGCGTGTACCAGAAGCTCAGGTCGAACCGACAAAGCCGCGTGTACCAGAAGCTCAAGCCGAACCAACAACACCGCCCGTAACAGAAACTCATGTTAAAGAAGTCCTGTCGTCGCCGGAAGGTAGTATACACGACGCGTCGCCGCCGGTGCAAAATTGTATTGTGAAGAAGGGTGTGTTAGTAGAGAAG ATTGTTAGTGAGTCTCCTGTTgtgaatttggaaaaaaaaaaagctgggaacattttgaataaaaaaccTGAATTGACGATGGTCGATGCAAATACTGTATTGCATAGAAACGTTTCGG ATAAAATAAGTACGGACCCATGTGAGTCAAGTTGTATTGCAACACGTTTACGTCGTTCAGTTCGTAAGCGACATACGCTGGGTATGTCagaagagaagaaagaggaagagggTGTTTTGGATAATGCAGGACAGAATGAATCCCGAATTTCGACGCGTGGGCACAAAGTAGAAAAAGCTACTAAAGTCGAATTTCTTGACGTGTATCAAATTGTTGCTAACACAGTCCTGTCATCTTTTGAGACTGTAAAAGAATTGGAGAATTTTTGTTGGTTTCATATATCATTCAGCGTCTCACAGAATGGAAAAAGTACAGACTTGCATGTTGGTGATAAcgaagatttttttttcttatcgaaaaaatatgttgatgATAAAGTGCATCCTACCTCTTTTACAGAGTCCCTCCAACTTTGCG atcTATTCTCAGCAGTTGCGCTGCATGAAGTACGAACGGTAGTTGTAAGGCCAATAAAGCCAAGTCCAACCAATATTTGCAATAGCATCCTTTGTATGTTTCAATCGTTGCGATCTGCGAAAAATGACAGTCACAt ACCACTATtgagttttttatttttacaacctgaaaatataaaattgtttcagaaACTATGTCAGGACGCTGTAAAAGGAAACATTCAATCTTTAGAAGAAGTACATACAACATACATCAGTTGCCTAACAAATCCCTCtatgaaattattagtttTAAAACGAGAGGATGTTTGGTTACATTTTTCTTGGTATGGAAAGTATGTTCGTGATAAGTCATTCAATCAAGtaatgattgaaaaatggtTACCCCCCGTGGGCAACAATTTACGTCAACCTCGACGGTATCCAACTCTGACTCAAGCGGCGGTTGATGACGTTACGCGCTATTTCCAACATTTAATTGG GATGGAATACACACAATTCATTATGGAACGATACAAATGTTTTC TCTCTTTTCTATTTAACACAATCCGTTCGAATTTTTTGTACGACATTATGGAAATGGAGAGAAGGTTTAGTAGTCGGGTATGGAAGTCCTTTACTAGCGAATTCTCaacgttttaa